Proteins from a genomic interval of Candidatus Methylomirabilota bacterium:
- a CDS encoding acyl-CoA synthetase: MRAFERDLDRGPANYAPLTPLSFLARAAAVYPDKPAVIHGDRTFTYAEFYARCRRLASALVRRGIGAGDAVAVMAPNVPALLEAHYGVPMAGGVLNALNYRLDAGSIAFILEHGEARFLVTDTEFSDTVADALVRLGRQIPVIDIDDPLHAEPRGGKLLGEKDYEAFLLEGDPAFDWQPPADEWQAICLLYTSGTTGNPKGVVYHHRGAYLNALGNALAFGLSPRSVYLWTLPMFHCSGWTYTWAVTAAGATHVCLRRVDPARIFPAIARHGVTHLCGAPIVLTMLIHAPAAVKVRFDHLVEMATGGAAPPSAVIAAMESMGFRVTHLYGLTESFGPATLCAWQEPWDGLALPERAALMARQGVRYPTLEGLMVADPETMAPVPRDARTMGEVMLRGNTVMKGYLKNPAATAEAFRGGWFHTGDLAVWHPDGYVELKDRSKDIIISGGENISSIEVEEALYHHPAVMEAAVVARPDATWGETPCAFVTLKPDAGPVVAADLIQWCRANLARYKVPKHVVFGPLPKTSTGKIQKYLLRERAKEVS; the protein is encoded by the coding sequence GTGAGGGCCTTCGAGCGCGACCTCGACCGGGGACCGGCCAACTACGCCCCTCTCACCCCGCTGTCGTTTCTGGCCCGGGCCGCCGCGGTCTACCCGGACAAGCCCGCCGTCATCCACGGCGACCGGACGTTCACCTATGCCGAGTTCTACGCCCGCTGCCGGCGCCTCGCCTCGGCCCTGGTCCGGCGCGGGATCGGCGCCGGCGACGCGGTCGCGGTGATGGCCCCGAACGTCCCGGCCCTGCTCGAGGCGCACTACGGCGTCCCGATGGCGGGCGGCGTGCTCAACGCCCTCAACTACCGGCTCGACGCCGGCTCCATCGCCTTCATCCTCGAGCACGGCGAGGCCAGGTTTCTCGTCACCGACACGGAATTCTCCGACACCGTTGCGGACGCGCTGGTCCGCCTCGGCCGGCAGATCCCGGTCATCGACATCGACGATCCGCTCCATGCCGAGCCCAGGGGCGGCAAGCTCCTGGGAGAGAAGGACTACGAGGCCTTTCTCCTGGAGGGCGATCCCGCCTTCGACTGGCAGCCTCCGGCCGACGAGTGGCAGGCCATCTGCCTCCTCTACACCTCGGGCACCACCGGGAACCCCAAGGGGGTCGTCTACCACCACCGCGGCGCCTATCTGAACGCCCTCGGCAACGCGCTCGCCTTCGGGCTGTCCCCGCGCTCGGTCTACCTCTGGACGCTGCCCATGTTTCACTGCAGCGGCTGGACCTACACCTGGGCGGTGACGGCGGCCGGCGCCACCCACGTGTGCCTCCGGCGGGTCGACCCGGCCCGGATCTTCCCGGCCATCGCGCGGCACGGCGTCACGCATCTCTGCGGGGCGCCCATCGTCCTGACCATGCTCATCCACGCGCCGGCCGCGGTGAAGGTGAGGTTCGACCACCTCGTGGAGATGGCGACGGGCGGCGCCGCTCCGCCGTCGGCGGTGATCGCGGCGATGGAGTCCATGGGGTTTCGCGTCACCCACCTCTACGGCCTCACCGAGAGCTTTGGCCCGGCGACCCTCTGCGCCTGGCAGGAGCCATGGGATGGGCTGGCGCTCCCGGAGCGGGCGGCGCTCATGGCCCGACAGGGCGTCCGGTACCCGACCCTCGAGGGGCTGATGGTGGCCGACCCCGAGACGATGGCCCCGGTGCCCCGGGACGCCCGGACGATGGGCGAGGTCATGCTCCGCGGGAACACCGTGATGAAGGGGTACCTCAAGAATCCGGCGGCCACCGCCGAGGCCTTCCGCGGCGGCTGGTTCCACACCGGCGATCTGGCGGTCTGGCATCCCGACGGCTACGTCGAGCTCAAGGACCGCTCGAAGGACATCATCATCTCGGGGGGCGAGAACATCTCCTCGATCGAGGTCGAGGAGGCGCTGTACCATCACCCGGCCGTGATGGAGGCCGCGGTCGTGGCCAGGCCCGACGCGACGTGGGGCGAGACGCCCTGTGCCTTCGTCACGCTCAAGCCGGACGCCGGCCCGGTCGTGGCGGCGGACCTGATCCAGTGGTGCCGCGCCAACCTGGCGCGCTACAAGGTGCCCAAGCACGTCGTGTTCGGACCGCTGCCGAAGACCTCGACCGGGAAGATCCAGAAGTACCTGCTGCGGGAGCGGGCCAAGGAGGTGAGCTGA
- a CDS encoding ABC transporter ATP-binding protein yields MSEATRSEPLLAVEEISVRFGAVQALQRVSLTIGEGDILAIIGPNGAGKTTLLNLVSGFYHPYEGRILFGGKDRTRLRAHQVAALGIARTFQNVALFKGMSVLDNIMTGRLLKMNGNILFEALYWGPARRQELRHRASVERIIDFLEIQAIRKTPAGRLPYGLQKRVELGRALAAEPHLLLLDEPMAGMNVEEKEDMCRFILDVNDEFGTTIALVEHDMSVVMDISDRVVVLDYGRKIADGSPDEVRTDKAVIDAYLGVAHD; encoded by the coding sequence GTGAGCGAGGCGACGCGCTCCGAGCCGCTCCTCGCCGTGGAGGAGATCAGCGTGCGCTTCGGGGCCGTCCAGGCGCTCCAGCGGGTCAGCCTGACGATCGGGGAAGGGGACATCCTGGCGATCATCGGTCCCAACGGGGCCGGGAAGACGACCCTGCTGAATCTGGTCAGCGGGTTCTATCACCCGTACGAGGGACGGATCCTCTTCGGGGGAAAGGACCGGACGCGGCTCAGGGCGCACCAGGTCGCCGCGCTGGGGATCGCCCGCACCTTTCAGAACGTGGCCCTGTTCAAGGGTATGAGCGTGCTCGACAACATCATGACCGGGCGGCTCCTGAAGATGAACGGCAACATCCTCTTCGAAGCCCTGTACTGGGGCCCGGCCAGGAGGCAGGAGCTCCGGCACCGGGCGTCCGTCGAGCGGATCATCGACTTCCTGGAGATCCAGGCCATCCGAAAGACGCCGGCCGGGCGCCTGCCGTATGGCCTGCAGAAGCGAGTCGAGCTGGGCCGGGCGCTGGCCGCCGAGCCCCATCTCCTGCTGCTGGACGAGCCGATGGCCGGCATGAACGTCGAGGAGAAGGAGGACATGTGTCGCTTCATTCTCGACGTCAACGACGAGTTCGGCACCACCATCGCGCTCGTCGAGCACGACATGAGCGTGGTCATGGACATCTCCGATCGGGTCGTGGTCCTGGACTACGGGCGCAAGATCGCCGACGGGTCGCCCGATGAGGTGCGGACCGACAAGGCGGTCATCGACGCCTATCTGGGCGTGGCCCATGACTGA
- a CDS encoding CoA-transferase: MSTTPTTARTFTEAEFMIAQCARLLEDQKTAFIGFGMPQIAAILAQRIQAPQLVQVFEFGAIGPTPLTPFVRNTMGGPSNCYRSIAWTNMNTIFAQAQLGLIDYGVLGATQIDLYGNINSTMLGEDWHHPKKRFPGSGGANEVASYCWRTIVIMLHERRRFVPRVDFVTSPGYLDGSSGARERAGLPAGTGPWRVVTSRACFGFDDATRKMTLVGILDGLTVESVLAEMELTPLVADRVETLPPPTDRELGILREEIDPARTVLGRP; this comes from the coding sequence GTGAGCACCACCCCGACGACCGCGCGCACGTTCACCGAAGCGGAATTCATGATCGCCCAGTGCGCGCGCCTGCTGGAGGACCAGAAGACCGCCTTCATCGGGTTCGGCATGCCCCAGATCGCCGCCATCCTGGCCCAGCGCATCCAGGCGCCCCAGCTCGTGCAGGTCTTCGAGTTCGGGGCCATCGGCCCGACCCCCCTGACTCCCTTCGTCCGCAACACGATGGGGGGCCCGTCGAACTGTTACCGGTCGATCGCCTGGACCAACATGAACACGATCTTCGCCCAGGCCCAGCTCGGCCTGATCGACTATGGCGTCCTGGGGGCGACCCAGATCGATCTGTACGGGAACATCAACTCGACCATGCTCGGCGAGGACTGGCACCATCCGAAGAAGCGCTTCCCGGGCTCGGGCGGGGCGAACGAGGTGGCCTCGTACTGCTGGCGGACCATCGTGATCATGCTTCACGAGCGGCGGCGGTTCGTGCCGCGGGTCGACTTCGTCACCTCCCCGGGCTATCTCGACGGGAGTTCGGGCGCCCGGGAGCGGGCGGGGCTGCCGGCGGGGACGGGGCCCTGGCGGGTGGTGACCTCCCGGGCGTGCTTCGGCTTCGACGACGCGACCCGGAAGATGACGCTCGTCGGCATCCTGGACGGGCTCACCGTCGAGTCGGTGCTGGCCGAGATGGAGCTCACGCCGCTGGTGGCCGACCGGGTGGAGACGCTGCCTCCGCCCACCGACCGGGAGCTCGGGATCCTGCGCGAGGAGATCGATCCCGCGCGCACCGTCCTCGGCCGGCCGTGA
- a CDS encoding CoA transferase, with protein sequence MPDIELLAAGVGEYRLQDPDTLRTWMRDHKRRDFVDKTTTASEAVTRLVADGDYVSFDFSSYTRGPLVLIREVIRQRRRNLWYCAKFTLMESTLLAAAGVISRIDVGFMGLGETLNKAVERGEVQVTEWTNGTLTLRHLAGAMGVPFIPTRALLGTDTLRYSGAKVISDPFTGKPIALVPAVNPDVGLVHVHQADVHGNARCFGPGVQPLETAMASRKVIVSTDEIIDHDDIRKDPGRTTIPYYLVDAVVYAPFGAYPGGLPGVYEMDFEHFGEYFGLERQGRLGEYLEKYVYSVGSHEEMLEQRVGLRRLSALRRQATIKEGYSP encoded by the coding sequence TTGCCTGACATCGAACTCCTCGCCGCGGGCGTGGGCGAGTATCGCCTCCAGGACCCGGACACGCTCCGGACCTGGATGCGCGACCACAAGCGCCGGGACTTCGTGGACAAGACCACGACGGCCTCCGAGGCGGTGACCCGGCTGGTCGCCGACGGCGACTATGTCTCGTTCGACTTCTCCTCCTACACCCGGGGCCCGCTCGTCCTGATCCGCGAGGTCATCCGGCAGCGGCGCCGCAACCTCTGGTATTGCGCGAAGTTCACGCTGATGGAGTCCACGCTGCTGGCGGCCGCGGGCGTCATCAGCCGGATCGACGTGGGGTTCATGGGACTCGGCGAGACCCTCAACAAGGCGGTGGAACGCGGCGAGGTGCAGGTGACCGAGTGGACCAACGGGACGCTGACGCTCCGCCACCTGGCCGGGGCCATGGGCGTGCCGTTCATCCCCACCCGGGCGCTCCTCGGCACGGACACGCTCCGGTACTCGGGCGCGAAGGTGATCAGCGACCCGTTCACCGGGAAGCCGATCGCCCTGGTGCCGGCGGTCAACCCCGACGTCGGCCTGGTCCACGTGCACCAGGCCGACGTCCATGGGAACGCGCGCTGCTTCGGGCCGGGCGTCCAGCCGCTGGAGACCGCGATGGCCTCGCGCAAGGTCATCGTCTCGACGGACGAGATCATCGACCACGACGACATCCGCAAGGACCCGGGCCGGACGACGATTCCCTATTACCTGGTCGATGCCGTGGTGTACGCGCCCTTCGGCGCCTACCCCGGAGGGCTGCCGGGCGTCTACGAGATGGACTTCGAGCACTTCGGGGAGTATTTCGGCCTCGAGCGCCAGGGGCGGCTCGGCGAGTATCTCGAGAAGTACGTCTACTCGGTGGGGTCTCACGAGGAGATGCTCGAGCAGCGAGTCGGGCTCCGGCGCTTGAGCGCGCTTCGCCGCCAGGCGACGATCAAAGAGGGCTACTCGCCGTGA
- a CDS encoding branched-chain amino acid ABC transporter permease, with protein MVYGILVAPFADMLTNPRFLAEVLIGGVAAGLMYSLVALGFVLIFKASGVFNFAQGVMVLFAALTLVGLMERGVPVALALLLTVAVMVALAIVIERLVLRPLVNQEHIVLFMATIGLTFFLEGFGEMLWGSNVKKLDVGIPDRSFIVAGIQMNQLELSAAGTAAVLVAILAVLFHGTRIGRALRAVADDHEAALSIGIPLKTIWIIVWSVAGIVAIVAGIMWGAKSGVQFSLSLIALKSLPVLILGGFTSVAGAIGGGLIIGVGEKLAEVYWGPLVGGAIENWFAYMLALVFLLFRPQGLFGEKIIERV; from the coding sequence ATCGTGTACGGAATCCTGGTGGCGCCGTTCGCCGACATGCTGACGAACCCGCGCTTCCTGGCCGAGGTGCTGATCGGGGGCGTGGCCGCCGGCCTGATGTATTCGCTGGTGGCCCTCGGCTTCGTGCTGATCTTCAAGGCCTCGGGGGTCTTCAACTTCGCGCAGGGGGTCATGGTGCTGTTCGCGGCGCTCACCCTCGTCGGTCTGATGGAGCGCGGGGTGCCCGTCGCCCTGGCGCTCCTGCTGACGGTGGCGGTGATGGTGGCGCTGGCGATCGTCATCGAGCGGCTGGTGCTGCGCCCGCTGGTCAACCAGGAGCACATCGTCCTGTTCATGGCCACCATCGGGCTGACGTTCTTCCTCGAAGGCTTCGGCGAGATGCTCTGGGGAAGCAACGTCAAGAAGCTCGACGTGGGCATCCCGGACCGATCGTTCATCGTCGCCGGGATCCAGATGAACCAGCTGGAGCTGTCGGCCGCGGGGACGGCGGCGGTTCTGGTGGCCATCCTGGCCGTGCTCTTCCATGGGACCCGAATCGGCCGGGCGCTCCGGGCAGTGGCCGACGATCACGAGGCAGCCCTGTCCATCGGCATCCCGCTCAAGACCATCTGGATCATCGTCTGGTCGGTGGCGGGCATCGTGGCCATCGTGGCCGGAATCATGTGGGGAGCCAAGAGCGGCGTGCAGTTCAGCCTGTCGCTGATCGCGCTCAAGTCGCTGCCCGTCCTCATCCTCGGGGGCTTCACCTCGGTGGCCGGCGCCATCGGCGGCGGGCTCATCATCGGCGTCGGGGAGAAGCTGGCCGAAGTGTACTGGGGCCCGCTGGTCGGCGGGGCCATCGAGAACTGGTTCGCGTACATGCTGGCCCTGGTCTTCCTGCTGTTCCGGCCGCAGGGGTTGTTCGGGGAAAAGATCATCGAGCGGGTGTGA
- a CDS encoding ABC transporter substrate-binding protein yields MVEPAQPPRTIKVGMVSSATGPWALLGLAGIEGARLAVADLNAAGGLLGHRIDLIVRDDGGKAAAGARATREVIVDDEAALLLGPVGSDVLLAMSEVARETRTILISHTANTERAFVEGGHRYIFSVVANTFIEGSAMALYMARQPYRRYVILGPDYELGHTQAEAFERRLREHRPDVEIVARLWPKAGAQDFATYLTDILEARPDAVYSNLFGADLAAFTRQGRAVEFFTKVPFAALYDVETLQALGPDAVEGVVGYERGPFHVIRKLWPSPRFEDFLHRYGAATNRYPSAWAMNAYDAVMAWAKAVRRVETFDTEKLVDALEGLELDSLQGPGRFIRPVDHQANVGSYIGVVAWDERFPDFAIWRDATYIPGDQVWRSEAEVREIRGRAPEHAAAPRSAPGAGTPAVR; encoded by the coding sequence GTGGTGGAGCCCGCCCAACCGCCGCGGACGATCAAGGTCGGCATGGTGTCGAGCGCCACCGGGCCCTGGGCCCTCCTCGGGCTGGCCGGGATCGAGGGGGCCCGGCTCGCCGTCGCCGACTTGAACGCCGCCGGCGGCCTGCTGGGCCACCGGATCGACCTGATCGTCCGCGACGACGGCGGCAAGGCGGCCGCCGGCGCGCGGGCGACCCGGGAGGTCATCGTGGACGACGAGGCCGCACTGCTCCTGGGCCCGGTCGGAAGCGACGTCCTGCTGGCGATGTCGGAGGTGGCCCGGGAGACCAGGACGATCCTGATCTCCCACACCGCCAACACGGAGCGGGCCTTCGTGGAGGGCGGGCACCGGTACATCTTCTCGGTGGTGGCGAACACCTTCATCGAAGGGAGTGCGATGGCGCTCTACATGGCCAGGCAGCCCTACCGCCGCTACGTCATTCTGGGCCCGGACTACGAGCTGGGGCACACCCAGGCGGAGGCCTTCGAGCGCCGGCTCCGGGAGCACCGGCCTGACGTGGAGATCGTCGCGCGGCTGTGGCCCAAGGCGGGGGCGCAGGACTTCGCCACCTACCTGACCGACATCCTCGAAGCCCGGCCCGACGCGGTCTACAGTAACCTGTTCGGGGCGGATCTCGCCGCCTTCACCCGGCAGGGCCGAGCGGTCGAGTTCTTCACGAAGGTCCCGTTCGCGGCCCTCTACGACGTGGAGACGCTCCAGGCCCTCGGGCCAGACGCGGTGGAGGGCGTGGTCGGCTACGAGCGCGGGCCGTTTCACGTCATCCGGAAGCTCTGGCCGAGCCCGCGCTTCGAGGACTTCCTCCACCGGTACGGCGCGGCGACCAACCGTTATCCCTCGGCATGGGCGATGAACGCGTACGACGCCGTCATGGCCTGGGCCAAGGCGGTGCGCCGGGTCGAGACGTTCGACACCGAAAAGCTCGTCGACGCCCTCGAAGGCCTCGAGCTGGACTCGCTCCAGGGTCCCGGACGCTTCATCCGCCCGGTGGATCACCAGGCCAACGTCGGCTCCTACATCGGGGTGGTGGCGTGGGACGAGCGCTTCCCGGACTTCGCCATCTGGCGGGACGCGACCTACATCCCGGGCGACCAGGTCTGGCGCTCGGAGGCCGAGGTGCGGGAGATCCGCGGGCGGGCGCCGGAGCACGCGGCGGCGCCGCGGAGCGCCCCGGGGGCGGGGACGCCGGCGGTGCGGTGA
- a CDS encoding AMP-binding protein, whose product MSTLLDDLDRRLDTFPKLIESNAQRMPGKVAIREKDLGIWQSYTWPDYFEQARLIGLGLAALGLARGDKTAIVGDNRPQLYWGVAATQSLGGVAVPLYQDSVEKELAYIVDHADIRFAVVEDQEQVDKLLHVKAKCPRLQYIIYDDPRGLRSYTEPFLMSLDQLRDLGRKFALDNPAYFDAEIAKGAADDLAIICYTSGTTGAPKGTMLSYRNLILTARHAVAREGIGGDEDVLAYLPMAWVGDHIFSYAQSIVAGFTVNCPESAATVLHDLKEIAPTYFFAPPRIWESILTNVMIRIEDAAWPKRTLVHVFLGLAQEIERRRLARQPVSLWRRLVYPLGDLLVYGPLKDNLGLRRIRRAYTAGEAIGPEIFVFFRSLGINVKQLYGMTESSALISIHQDGDVRLDTVGTPLPGVEIRISADGEVLYRSPGVFRGYYKNPDATRQTLEDGWIHSGDAGFLDHDGHLRIIDRAKDVSRLADGTLFAPKYLENKLKFSPYIREAVCIGQGRPYVTALVNIDLVAVGNWAERQDLAYTSYTDLSQKPEVYDLVAREVMRVNASLAEDERLRGARIKRFLILHKELDPDDEEITRTRKVRRGFIAQKYAPLIEALYADGEYAEVQAQVTYEDGRTATIRAHVRIREVASLEAAGSR is encoded by the coding sequence ATGAGCACGCTCCTCGACGATCTGGACCGGCGACTCGACACGTTTCCGAAGCTGATCGAGTCGAACGCGCAACGGATGCCTGGAAAGGTGGCGATCCGCGAGAAGGACCTCGGGATCTGGCAGTCGTACACCTGGCCCGATTACTTCGAGCAGGCCCGGCTCATCGGCCTCGGCCTGGCGGCCCTCGGGCTGGCGCGGGGCGACAAGACGGCCATCGTCGGCGACAACCGGCCCCAGCTCTACTGGGGCGTGGCGGCCACTCAGTCGCTCGGAGGCGTGGCGGTCCCGCTGTATCAGGACTCGGTCGAGAAGGAGCTCGCCTACATCGTCGATCACGCCGACATACGGTTCGCCGTGGTGGAGGACCAGGAGCAGGTCGACAAGCTCCTCCACGTCAAGGCGAAGTGTCCGCGTCTCCAATACATCATCTACGACGATCCGCGGGGACTCCGGAGCTACACCGAGCCGTTCCTGATGAGCCTCGACCAGCTCCGGGACCTCGGCCGGAAGTTCGCCCTGGACAATCCCGCGTACTTCGACGCCGAGATCGCCAAGGGAGCCGCCGACGACCTGGCGATCATCTGCTACACCTCGGGGACCACCGGGGCTCCCAAGGGCACCATGCTCTCCTACCGGAACCTCATCCTGACGGCTCGCCACGCGGTGGCCCGGGAAGGGATCGGCGGGGACGAGGACGTGCTGGCCTACCTGCCGATGGCCTGGGTGGGGGACCACATCTTCTCGTACGCGCAGTCGATCGTGGCCGGGTTCACCGTCAACTGCCCGGAGAGCGCCGCCACCGTGCTCCACGACCTGAAGGAGATCGCCCCCACGTACTTCTTCGCTCCGCCCCGGATCTGGGAGAGCATCCTCACCAACGTCATGATCCGCATCGAGGACGCCGCCTGGCCCAAGCGGACCCTCGTCCACGTTTTCCTCGGCCTGGCCCAGGAGATCGAGCGACGCCGCCTGGCCCGCCAGCCGGTCTCGCTGTGGCGGCGGCTCGTGTATCCCCTGGGCGACCTGCTGGTGTACGGGCCGCTCAAGGACAACCTGGGGCTGCGGCGGATCCGCCGGGCCTATACCGCCGGAGAGGCCATCGGACCGGAGATCTTCGTGTTCTTCCGCTCGCTGGGGATCAACGTGAAGCAGCTCTACGGCATGACCGAGTCCAGCGCCCTGATCTCCATCCATCAGGACGGCGACGTGCGGCTGGACACCGTCGGCACCCCGCTCCCCGGGGTGGAAATCCGCATTTCGGCCGATGGCGAGGTGCTCTACCGGAGTCCCGGCGTCTTCCGAGGCTACTACAAGAACCCGGACGCGACCCGCCAGACGCTGGAAGACGGCTGGATCCACTCGGGCGACGCGGGGTTTCTCGATCACGACGGCCATCTGAGGATCATCGACCGGGCCAAGGACGTGAGCCGTCTGGCCGACGGCACGCTCTTCGCCCCCAAGTATCTCGAGAACAAGCTCAAGTTCTCGCCGTACATCCGGGAGGCCGTCTGCATCGGGCAGGGACGGCCGTACGTGACGGCACTCGTCAACATCGACCTGGTGGCGGTCGGCAACTGGGCCGAGCGGCAGGACCTGGCCTACACGAGCTATACCGACCTGTCACAGAAGCCGGAGGTCTACGATCTGGTCGCTCGGGAGGTCATGCGGGTGAATGCGAGCCTCGCCGAGGACGAGCGGCTGCGAGGCGCTCGGATCAAGCGGTTCCTGATCCTCCACAAGGAGCTGGATCCGGACGACGAGGAAATCACTCGCACGCGCAAGGTCCGCCGGGGATTCATCGCCCAGAAGTACGCGCCCCTGATCGAGGCGCTCTACGCGGACGGCGAGTACGCGGAGGTCCAGGCGCAGGTGACCTACGAGGACGGACGCACCGCCACCATCCGCGCCCACGTGCGGATCCGCGAGGTGGCGAGCCTCGAGGCGGCCGGCTCACGGTGA